From Humisphaera borealis, the proteins below share one genomic window:
- a CDS encoding DinB family protein produces MDRNLIDLYEDGGRKLVKAIDGLTEADRVSFPVPGTWSINQLVAHLTDCDLVFSDRMKRVIAEEKPTLTGFDESKWVEGLHYQSQSAPDLVALFDLNRRVMTNVLRLLPPEAFARTGTHTDKGVQTVEDILRYAVNHLDHHLKFLYAKREALGKLMW; encoded by the coding sequence ATGGACCGCAACCTCATCGACCTCTACGAAGACGGCGGCCGGAAGCTGGTCAAAGCGATCGACGGGTTGACAGAAGCGGACCGTGTATCGTTTCCGGTGCCAGGCACTTGGTCGATCAATCAGCTCGTCGCGCATCTGACCGACTGCGATCTGGTCTTTTCAGATCGAATGAAACGGGTGATTGCCGAAGAAAAGCCGACGTTGACAGGCTTTGATGAAAGCAAATGGGTCGAAGGTCTGCACTATCAGTCGCAGTCGGCCCCCGACTTGGTGGCGTTGTTCGATCTGAACCGCCGGGTGATGACCAACGTGCTTCGGCTGTTGCCGCCGGAAGCGTTCGCCCGAACCGGAACGCACACCGACAAAGGCGTGCAAACGGTGGAAGACATATTGAGGTACGCGGTCAATCACCTGGACCACCACCTCAAGTTCCTCTACGCCAAGCGAGAGGCGCTGGGGAAGTTGATGTGGTGA
- a CDS encoding DinB family protein, translating to MIADWINQYDAGPRQLRDAVAGLSREQLLWKPPADLSVGLWSIHQIVIHMADSDAIGVHRLKRVIAEDKPLLIGYDESAFVRSLNYDDQSADEALTLFELARRSVVVTLRKLPPDAFARIGIHNEVGAIRLDDFVHKYVKHLNHHLDFIRRKRAVMKV from the coding sequence ATGATTGCTGACTGGATCAATCAATACGACGCTGGCCCGCGGCAACTGCGTGATGCGGTCGCCGGACTCAGCCGAGAGCAGCTTCTCTGGAAGCCGCCCGCCGACTTGAGCGTCGGCCTCTGGTCGATCCACCAGATCGTCATCCATATGGCCGACTCGGATGCGATCGGCGTCCACCGCCTCAAGCGGGTGATCGCCGAAGACAAGCCGCTGCTGATCGGCTACGACGAGTCGGCGTTCGTGCGATCGTTGAATTACGATGACCAGTCGGCCGACGAAGCGCTGACGCTCTTTGAGCTGGCAAGAAGAAGTGTCGTCGTAACGCTGCGAAAGCTGCCGCCGGACGCGTTCGCCCGGATCGGCATCCATAATGAAGTCGGCGCGATCCGGCTGGACGATTTCGTCCATAAGTATGTGAAGCACCTGAACCATCACCTGGATTTCATTCGTCGGAAACGTGCGGTGATGAAGGTGTGA
- the sdhA gene encoding succinate dehydrogenase flavoprotein subunit, translating into MAINPKKRVIVVGGGLAGLACTIKLAEEGMNVDLFSMVPVKRSHSVCAQGGINACNDIARQQGYSEWVHFDETALGGDFLADQPPLLEMAYMAPKIIDLLDRMGVPFNRTPEGQRELRLFGGSLFKRTFFAGATTGQQLLYALDEQTRRAEAEGKVNKYEFWEFLWPIVTDGPDGPQCVGIVAQDMRTMQIRAFRGDAVVIATGGNGLVFGKSTMSVICTGGALARCYQAGALYGNPEMMQVHPTAIPGEDKCRLISESARGEGGRVWVPKKQGDTRHPNSIPEDDRDYFLERMYPKYGNIVPRDIATREIFNICLEGYGVGGGNMVYLDLRDKVKQIGREAVLGKLEGILEIYEKFVGTDPLDEPMKIFPAIHYSMGGLWTTFQKKERSPGGLEYGHPLNASTNIPGLYAMGEVNFAYHGANRLGANSLLSCIFDGLFCGPSVKNFALDTKLSAADVSQSVYDGAVKQETDRMNVLINSTGSENPYKLWQEMGKAMTENCTVVRYNDKLESTLEQCQDWKARYKKVRLSDTGMWSNQNLSFARAVRDMILQAEAILKGALLRNESRGAHYKPDFKERDDANFLKATVAAYNPATESAEISYKPVDTSLVPPRARTYGKTAPVAAKAEKPVAVPAGV; encoded by the coding sequence ATGGCTATCAATCCCAAGAAGCGTGTGATCGTCGTCGGCGGCGGACTGGCCGGACTGGCCTGCACCATCAAGCTGGCCGAAGAAGGCATGAACGTGGACCTGTTCTCGATGGTCCCGGTCAAGCGGTCGCACAGCGTCTGCGCCCAAGGCGGCATCAACGCCTGCAACGACATCGCCCGCCAGCAGGGCTACAGCGAATGGGTTCACTTCGATGAGACGGCGCTCGGCGGTGACTTCCTCGCCGACCAGCCCCCGCTGCTCGAGATGGCCTACATGGCCCCCAAGATTATCGACCTGCTCGACCGCATGGGCGTGCCGTTCAACCGCACGCCTGAAGGCCAGCGCGAACTGCGTCTGTTCGGCGGCAGCCTGTTCAAACGCACCTTCTTCGCCGGCGCGACGACCGGCCAGCAGTTGCTGTACGCACTGGACGAACAGACCCGCCGCGCCGAAGCCGAAGGCAAGGTCAACAAGTACGAGTTCTGGGAGTTCCTCTGGCCGATCGTCACCGACGGCCCCGACGGCCCGCAGTGCGTGGGCATCGTGGCGCAGGACATGCGCACCATGCAGATCCGCGCCTTCCGCGGAGACGCGGTCGTCATCGCGACCGGCGGTAACGGACTGGTCTTCGGCAAGAGCACGATGTCGGTCATCTGCACCGGCGGCGCGCTCGCCCGCTGCTATCAGGCCGGGGCGCTCTACGGCAATCCCGAGATGATGCAGGTGCACCCCACCGCCATCCCCGGCGAAGACAAGTGCCGTCTGATCAGCGAATCGGCCCGCGGCGAAGGCGGCCGCGTCTGGGTTCCGAAGAAGCAAGGCGACACCCGCCATCCCAACAGCATTCCCGAAGACGATCGCGACTACTTCCTGGAACGCATGTATCCCAAGTATGGGAACATCGTCCCGCGCGACATCGCTACCCGCGAGATCTTCAACATCTGCCTTGAAGGCTATGGCGTCGGCGGCGGGAACATGGTCTACCTCGACCTGCGCGACAAGGTGAAGCAGATCGGCCGCGAGGCCGTCCTCGGCAAGCTCGAAGGCATCCTGGAGATCTACGAGAAGTTCGTCGGCACCGATCCGCTCGACGAGCCGATGAAGATCTTCCCCGCAATCCACTACTCAATGGGCGGCCTTTGGACGACCTTCCAGAAGAAGGAACGCTCGCCCGGCGGGCTTGAGTACGGCCATCCGCTCAACGCATCGACCAACATCCCCGGCCTCTATGCGATGGGCGAAGTCAACTTTGCCTATCACGGCGCCAACCGTTTGGGGGCGAACTCGCTGCTGTCGTGCATCTTTGACGGCCTGTTCTGCGGACCGAGCGTGAAGAACTTCGCGCTCGACACGAAGTTGTCAGCCGCCGACGTGAGCCAGAGCGTGTACGACGGCGCGGTAAAGCAGGAGACCGATCGCATGAACGTGCTGATCAACTCCACGGGCTCGGAGAACCCGTACAAGCTCTGGCAGGAAATGGGCAAGGCGATGACCGAAAACTGCACGGTCGTTCGCTACAACGACAAACTTGAGTCGACGCTCGAGCAGTGCCAGGATTGGAAAGCGCGCTACAAGAAGGTGCGCCTGAGCGACACGGGCATGTGGTCGAACCAGAACCTGTCGTTCGCCCGCGCGGTGCGCGACATGATCCTGCAGGCCGAAGCGATCCTGAAGGGTGCCCTGCTGCGGAATGAGAGCCGCGGCGCTCACTACAAGCCCGACTTCAAGGAGCGCGACGACGCCAACTTCCTGAAGGCAACGGTCGCGGCGTACAACCCGGCGACCGAGTCGGCGGAGATCAGCTACAAGCCGGTCGATACAAGCCTCGTTCCGCCGCGTGCCCGCACGTACGGCAAGACGGCCCCCGTCGCCGCCAAAGCCGAGAAGCCCGTTGCAGTGCCGGCGGGTGTTTGA